The Polyangium spumosum region AGTCGCTGGCCTCGTCGATGCGGGGCCGCTCCACCTCGGTCTTTCGCAGGCCCGTGGAGCTCTCCCACGGATCGGTCTCGCGGTCGTACGTCAGAGCCTGCATCGCGTCGCTCACGTTGGGCGCCTCCTCGAAAGACACGTCGGCCAGTGTCGTCGTGGCGCAGGACTGCGCAAGTCCCAAGGCGAACGAACGCTGCTTGACGCAGCGGGTTAACGCGGCTTGCGGGGCTGGGGTGGCGGGGCGGAAGGCGGCGTGGTTTGCGAGACGGGAGGACGCTCGCGCATGCACTTGTCGAGGCCGGCTTGCAGCGTCGCGTCGAGCCCGCCGGGGAGCTTCGGACGGCCCATCACGTTCACGAAGAGCCTGTCCTGCGCGATACCGCCGCCCGGCGCGAAGCTCATCCACACGAACATCGCGCGGCCCTTGATGTTCTCGAAGGGCACGCCCGCGCCCATGCCGCCGCGCCAGCTCCGCGAGTCGTGGCTGTTGTAGCGGTTGTCGCCCATCACCCACGCCTCGTCCGCGCTCACCTTGAACGGGCCCTGGTGATGGCCGCAGAGCCCCGCCTTGCACGACTGGCCGAGCCCGCAGTCCTCTTGCCCCTTGCACGTGGGCTCGTCCGGGCCGTTCGGGTGCATGTCGTCGTGCGCGAAGAGCGTGAAGTACGACTTGTCCTCCAGGAACTCCACGTAGAGCCAGCCGTCGTTGCCGTAACGCCCGACGTAGCAGTGCGGGACGAGCCAGCCGTTGATGATCGGCCGGCCGTTGATCGCCTCCAGCGTGTCGCCGGGGCCCGCGATCACCCGCTTGATGAAGTCCTGCTCCTTGTTCTCCGGGAACTTGAAGACCATCACGTCCCCGCGCGTGGGCGGCAGGCTCGAGAAGAGCCGCTTCTCCGTCCACGGGATCAAGGGGCCGTAGGTCAGTTTGTTCACGAAGATGTGATCACCGATCATCAGGCTCGGGATCATCGAGCCGCTCGGGATCTTGAAGGCCTCGATCACGAACGCGCGCAGGATGAGCGCCACCGCGACCGCCACGCCGATCGACTCGGCGTACTCGCGCATCTCGCCCTTGCGCCAGCGCGACAGGTGCTCGCCCACCGCGCGGTCGGCCCGCGCGTGCGCCGTGTCGAACTCCGCGAGCTCGAACGTCTCGGCGCGCATCACCTTCTCGAGGCCGCTGATGGCCTCCTCGAGCCGCTCGCGCTCGGCGCTCCGGAGGCCCTTCTGCACCTCGCGCGCGTTCTGCTTGAGGATACGCCGCGCCTCGTCGACGAGCGCCTGCGCCTCCTCGAAGCGCGCGCGCGCCTGCGGCGGGATGTCCTTGCGGCCCACGCCGATCGCGCTCGAGAGCGGGAGCTCGTAGCGGTAGTGCCACGCGAGCATCGCGAAGATCGTGAACAGCACGATGCCCGCGGGGATCTGCTGCTCCGCGACGAATACACGCAGGCCTCCGGCCGAGACGTCGCCGGGCGCCGGCGTCAAGAGCCAGACGGCGAGGATGGCGAGGACAAACGGCAGCGTGACGATCCAGATCGCGTAAAAGAGCCCGCGGAGCCAGGACGGTCCTGGGTTGTTCGAGTTCGGCCGCTGCGTGGGAGACGGATCGGACCCCTCCGCCGCGCCGCCTTCTTTGGCGAGGGCGGGCGAGCTCTCGGGGGACCGTTCATCCGGCGTGGTTGCCAAGGGGTTAGCCTTTCTATACGCCGCCCCGGGGCAGGGCAAGGGCGGGAGGCGTCGCGGGGCTCAAGGCGCGGCCCCGACTTCGACCGCGTAACTCACGAGTGCGGCCCGGTCATCACCGGCCGTGGTGGGCGGAGCCGTCCTGCCGGCCGCCGCCGTGTTGTCGAAGACCACGTAGTACTGGCCGGCCGGCAGCGGCAGCGGCCTGCGCCAGACCATGCCGGAGGACACGGGCTCGTCCAGGACGGGGGCCGCGGGCGGAGGCCCGAGGCCCACCGCCGTCGTGTAGTGCTGGAGCCACGCGTCACCCACGCCGCGATGCACGACGATCACGTCGACCGCGGGCGCGCCGTCGACGGCGACGCTCAGGTAAAGGGCCTGCCCCTTCCCCTTCACCTCGAAGGGCCCGACGTGATCACGCTGGCCCTGGTGCACCTCGACGCGCTCGTTCGCGAGCACGAGCCTGCCGTTGTCGGCGCTCTCGTACGGCGATCCTGGCCGCTTGCCCTTCTCCACGATGCCGAGGCCGAAGTCGACGCTGCCGTCGGCGTCGCGGATGACGGTGAATCCGCGGCTGATCTCCTTCTTCAGGATGGCGCCGCCCACGGTGTCGAGGAAGCCCTGCGGCGATCCGCCGGGCAGGCCGAAGGTCCCGGGCTGCGGCGGCTGCTCGACGAGGCGCGACGTGAACGTCGTCGCGCTCGTCGATCGCTCGCGGAAGTAGATGTACATCGTGCTGCCATCCATCAGGAAGTCGTGGTCGTACTCGACCGCCGCGCTCGCATCGAAGCCGATGCGCTTCGTGAGGTTGGTCCAGGCGTAGCCGTAGCCGCCGAACTGCAGGAAGAGGTTGCCCGAGGCGAGCTCCTGCGCGGCGCAGGAGAGCGGGAAGAAGCGGCCCGTCGCGGGGTCCTCCTCGCGCAGCATGAGCGGGATGCTCCGCTTCTGCACCTCGCGGCAGATCTGCCCGCGCGCGAAGGAGAAGATGCCGCGGCGGAGCGTGAGGTTGCCCGGATCGTTGACGACCCCGGGCATCACCGCGAGCGACGTCTGGCCGCAGCTCGCGCCCACGAAGGAGAGCGCGAAAGCGACGGAGAGCAGGCGCGTCGTGACGGCACGGAAGGACATGGCGGGGGAGAATAGTGCATACACCGGGCCTCTGGCGGATGTTAGCGTTTCGGCCGCATGTCGAAGGTGGCAGTCCTCGGCGCGGGCGCGTGGGGAACGGCGCTCGCGAAGGTCCTCGCAGACAAACAGAACCCCACGTTCCTCTGGTCGCACCGCGAAGAGCTCGCGCTCTTGATCAACGAGCGGCGCGTGAACGAGCGCTACCTGCCCTCGGCCCCGCTGCCGCCGACGCTACGCGCGACCGGTGATCTCGAGGAGGCCCTCTCCGGCGCCGAGCTCGTCGTGCTCGTCGTGCCCTCGCACGCGATGCGCGAGGTCGTGGCGAAGGCGCGGCCGTACATCCCGGAGCGCGCGCTCCTCTGCAGCGCGACGAAGGGCATCGAGAACGACTCGCTCATGCTGATGAGCGAGGTCGTCGTCGACGAGCTCGGGCGCGCCGTCGAGCCGCGGCTCACGTACCTGTCGGGGCCGAGCTTCGCGAAGGAGGTCGCCGCGGGACAACCGACGGCCGTCGTCGTCGCGGGCAAGAGCAACGAGGAGACCCTGGCCGTGCAGCACGCGTTCGCCTCGGAGCGGCTGCGTGTCTACTCGTCGGACGACGTCGTCGGCGTGGAGGTCGGCGGCGCGCTGAAGAACGTCGTCGCCATCGCGGCGGGCGCCGTGGACGGGCTCGGCTTCGGGCACAACGCGCGGGCCGGGGTGATCACGCGGGGCCTCGCGGAGATCGCGCGCATCGCCATGGTCAAGGGCGGCAGCCCGCTCACGCTCGCGGGCCTCAGCGGGCTCGGCGACCTCGTGCTCACCTGCACCGGCGAGCTCTCGCGCAACCGCACCGTCGGCTACGAAATGGGGCGCGGGCGGACGCTCGAGGACGTCCTCACCCACCTCGGCCACGTGGCCGAGGGCGTCAAGACCGCGAAAAGCGCCTACGATCTCGGCGTGAAGCTCGACGTGGACCTGCCCATCACGGCCGAGGTCTACCGCGTGCTCTACGAGCAAAAGACCCCGCTCCAGGCCGTCGTCGACCTCATGAACCGGGCGCTGCGCAAGGAGTGACGCGGCGGATCCCGCCTCGCTGGAGAGACGGAAAGGTGTAGACTCGGACCCGCGATGCTACGTGCGCGTTGGTTCGCTCTCCTTGCTGCTGCTCTTTCCCTTGGTGTCGCCGCCTCCGCCGCGGCGCAGAACCCGGTCCCGGATCCTTCGGGTCAGCCGCCGCCTCCGCAGCCCTTCCCGCTGCCGACGACGTTGCCCTCGATCCCGGGTTTGCCCCCGCTCGTCCCGCAGCAGCCCGCGCCGACCGATCCGAACCAGCCGCCGCCGCAGCAGCCGCAGCAGCCGGATCCGAACCAGCCGCAGCCCATCATCCCCGGCCTGCCGCCCATCCCGGGTTTGCCCCCGCTCGTCCCGCAGCAGCCGACGCAACCGACGCAGCCGACGCAGCCGGCGCCGAACCCGTATGGACAGCCGCAACAGCCCTACGGACAGCAGCCGTACGGACAGCAACCCTACGGACAGCAGCCCTACGGACAGCAGCCTTATGGCCAGCAACCTTATGGGCAGCAACCTTATGGGCAGCAACCTTATGGCCAGCAGCCCTGCGTGCAGCAGCCTTACGGCCCGCCTTGCCCGCCGCAGCAGCCGATCATCACGGGGCCGCGTGATCGTTCGAAGCTCGAGATCGGCTACCTCTACGGCACCTCGATCGCCTGGGGCCTCTCCACCGGCATCTGGATCGACTTCGAAGCGGAGACGGAGAACCCCGGCCTCGCGCTCATCGCGCCCGCGCTCTTCGGCGCCGCCGCGCCGACGGCGATCTTCTTCCTCGACCGACCGAAGATGCCCGAGGGCCGCCCCGCCGCGATCGCCACGGGCGTCCTGCTCGGCTCGGGCGAGGCCGCGCTCATCTGGTCACGCCAGTACACGACGGCCAAGGCGGGCGAGGAGTGGGGCCCGAAGGAGTACTTCCGCGCCCACGTGATCAGCTCGACGCTCGGCGGCGTGGGCGGCTTCGTCGCGCATTACGGCCTCAAGTTCCGCCCGCAGACGAGCATGTTCGTCGGCTCGGCGGCGATGTGGGGCGCGATGGCGGGCGGCGCGTTCGGCGGCGGCGGCAGCAGCGGATCGTGGAGCGCGTGGGCCAACGACGGCGTCTTCCTCGGCAGCCTGCTCGGCTACAACCTCAGCATGGCCGCGGCCGCCGGCGTCTCGGTCGTGTGGACACCTTCGTGGAACCAGCTCGGCTGGATGTGGGGCGGCTTCGGCGCCGGCGCGGCCGTCTCCGCGCTCGTCTACCCGTTTTATGCGCTCTCGGACGACGCCGACCCGCGCAGCGGCCTGATCTTCCAGGGAGTCCTCTCCCTGCTCGGCGCGGCCGGCGGTGCGCTCATCGGCGCGCCCGAGGGCCGCAGCCAGACGGCGCCGCAGCAGCCGCCGGCGATGATGGGCCTCGGCAACCACCCCAAGTTCGCGCGCATCCTCGGCCCGACCTTCATGCCGGTCCAGGGTCCTGGCGGCGGCATCTCGCTCGTGGGCGAGCTTTACTGACGCTCCGCGACGTAGCAAAGCGTCCCTTCCTCGAACGCTGTCTGCCGGGGCCGACGCCCGCGGCAAAAGCGCTATCCTCCGGGTCCCCATGCCGACACTGAAGTACTTCGCCGCCCGCGGGGCGCCTCGGGTGTATGCCGTGCACAAGCCGGTCACGACGATCGGCAAGGCGCTCGGAAACGACGTCGCGCTCGCGGGGGCGGGTCTCGCCGACCACCACGCGCAGATCTCCTTCGACGGCCGGGACTTCGTCCTCGAGGAGCTCGACCGGGACGGCGACATCCAGATCAACGGCAAGAAGAAGCGTCGCGCCCGCCTCGTGCACGGCGATCGTATCGCGCTCGGCGCGGTCGAGCTCGGGTTCTCGATGTTCTCCGAGTCGACGAAGGCCCGCGCAGACGACGATGAGGGCGACAAGCGCGAGGCGCCCGGCGTCTCGAACGAGCTCGCGGGCGTGCGCAAGCTCTTCGCGTTCAGCGAGAAGCTCATCAACCGGCGCAGCGTCGACGAGCTGCTCGAGGCGATGCTCGACGACATCATCGAGCTCACCCACGCAGACAAGGGATTCCTGCTGCTCGTCGAGGGCGCCGAGGCGGCCGCGGATCCCGGCAAGGGCGCGCGCCGCGAGGCCCAGGGCGAGGAGCGCAAGCTCGTGGTGCGGGCGTCGCGCAACGTGCGACGCGAGGCGATCACCGACGCGCAGGGCTCGATCTCGGACTCGATCGCGCGGCAGGTCCTCGCCTCGGGTCGGCCGATCATCGTCTCGGACGCGCTCGCCGACACCCAGTTCGGCCGCAGCGAGAGCGTGATCGCGATGAAGCTCTCGAGCGTCATGTGCGCGCCTCTTCTCTCGCAAGGTGAGGTGATCGGCGCGCTTTACGTCGGCAACGACAAGGTCAAGCACCTCTTCGATCGCACGCAGCTCGAGCTGCTCGGCATCTTCGCCTCGCAGGCCTCGCTGATCCTGCAGAACGCGATGCTCCTCTCCGCGCTCCGTGCCGACAAGGCCAAGCTCGAGGCGGAGCTCAAGGACAAGAAGTTCGGCGAGATCATCGGCGCCTGCGCGAGCATGCTGGAGGTCTTCCGCAAGCTCACGAAGGTGGCCGCGACGGACATCAGCGTGCTCATCACGGGCGAGACCGGCACGGGCAAGGAGCTCATCGCGCGGGAGGTCCACCGGCGTTCGAACCGCGAGGGCGGGCCGTTCGTCACGATCAACTGCGGCGCGATCCCGGAGAGCCTCATCGAGAGCGAGCTCTTCGGCCACGTGAAGGGCGCGTTCACCGGCGCCATCGCGAGCCGGCCCGGCAAGTTCCAGGTCGCGGACAAGGGCACGCTCTTCCTCGACGAGATCGGCGAGCTGCCGCTGAACTTGCAGGTGAAGCTGCTCCGCGCGCTGCAGGAGCGCGTGGTCTTCCGCGTCGGCGACTCGAAGCCGGAGAAGGTCGACATCCGCATCGTGGCCGCGACGAACCGGAACCTCGAAGAGGAGATCCGCGCGGGGAATTTCCGCGAGGACCTCTACTACCGGCTCAACGTGGTCAACCTCTGGCTGCCGCCCTTGCGCGAGCGCGGCGACGACGTACTCATCATCGCGAAGGCGCTGCTCTCGAAGTACGCGGACGAGCTCGGCAGCGCGGTGCGCGGCTACAGCCCCGCGGCGCTCGCGTCGATCAAGAAATACGGCTGGCCCGGGAACATCCGGCAGCTCGAGAACCGCATCAAGAAGGCGCTCGTGCTCTGCGACAAGACGCTGCTCGGGCCGGAAGACCTCGATCTCGGTCCCGGCGCGGAGACGGCCATCTTGCCGCTCGAGAAAGCGAAAGAAGAATTCCAGCGCAGGTACGTGCTCGAGGTGCTGGAACGCAACAACGGGAACCGCACGCAGACCGCCCGCGACCTCGGCGTCGATCCACGCACCATCTTCCGGTACCTGGAGAAAGAGCAGAACCCGATGCCGAGCGGCGCGGGCGGCACGCCGCGTGATCCCTCCGAAGGCTGAATGGACATCACCGAAGCCCGGACCCTCCCCCACCCCTGCCCCGACAAAACGCGCTCCGATCTCGAGTGGGATCGGCTGCTCGCGGCGCTCGCCGATCGCGCGGCGAGCGAAGCAGGCAAGCGCATCGCCCGTGATCTCCCGTTCGCCTCGACGCACGAGGGCGTACTCGTCGCGCTCGGCGAGGTGAAGGAGGCCGTCGACCTCGATCACACGGCCGAGCCCTTGCCCGCGGCCGACGTGCCCTTCGTCGAGGCCGCGCTCGATCGCGCGCGCATCGGCGCGACCTTGTCGAACGAAGAGCTACGCGCGGTGGGCCGTTGCCTCGCGGAGGCCGGCCGGCTGCGTCGGTTCCTGGCCGCGCGCAAGGCGCGCCTGCCGCTGCTCTTCCGCGCCTGCTCGACCGATCCAGGCCTCGACGTGCTCGAGCGCGAGGTGAGCTCGTCCTTCGACCCCGACGGCACGCTCTCCGATCGCGCCTCGCCGCGCCTCGCCGAGCTGCGCGCCGAGCGGCGGAACCTCCGGGATCGCCTCGTCCGCAAGCTCGACGAGATCATGCGCAAGCACGCGGACATCCTGCAGGACACGTACTACACGGAGCGCGACGGCCGGTACGTGCTGCCCGTGCGCGCCGACGCGCACGAGCGTTTCCCGGGGATCGTGCATGCGACGAGCGGCAGCGGCGCGACGCTCTTCGTCGAGCCGCGTGTCGTCGTCGACATGGGCAACCGCCTGAAGATGGTCGAGGCCCTCGCGCAACACGAGGAGGAGCTCGTCTACGCGGCGCTCAGCGCGAAGATCGGCGACGAGATCGACTCGGTCGCGGCCGCCGTCAATGCCCTCGCGCACGCGGACATCCGCGCCGCGGCCGCGCGCCTCGCGAAGGACCTACGCTTCACGTTCCCGGAGGTGCCGGAGAGCGCGGCCGAAGGCACGATCCACCTCGTCGGAGCGCGCCATCCGCTGCTCGCGCTCGACGGCGTCTCCGTCGTGCCGAGCGACCTCGGGATCACGGCGGGCCACGCGATGATCGTCTCGGGCCCGAACGCGGGCGGCAAGACCGTCGCGCTGAAGACGCTCGGCCTCGCCGCGCTCTGCGTCCGCGCGGGCCTGCCCGTGCCGGCCGACGAGGGCTCGCGCGTCGACGTCTTCGAGGTCGTGCTCACGGACGTCGGCGACGATCAGAGCCTGCACAAGAACCTCTCCACGTTCAGCGCGCACGTGCAGAACCTCGCGCACATCCTCGCGGACACACGCTCGGGCGCGCTGGTTTTGCTCGACGAGCTCGCGGGCGGCACCGATCCCCGCGAGGGCGAGGCGCTCGCGTCCGCCGTGCTCGACTCGCTCTGCGCGCGCGGCGGCACCGTCGCCACGACGACGCACTACGAGGGCCTCAAGGCGCTCGCGCTCGCCGATCCGCGCTTCACGAACGCCTCCGTGGGCTTCGACATCGCCACGATGAGCCCGACGTTCCGGCTCTCGATGGGCATCCCCGGCGCGTCGAGCGCGCTCGCCGTGGCGCGGCGCTTCGGCATCCCCGGCACCGTGCTCGACCGCGCCGAGCGTTTCCTGTCGACCGAGACCGTGCGCTTCGAGGACATGGTCGCGAAGCTCCAGGCCGAGCGAAACGCGCTCGAGCTCGCGCGCGCGTCGGCCGAGCGCGAGGCCGGGATCGCGCGGGACAAACAGCGCGCGCTCGACGAGGAGCTCGCGCGCCTCAAGGCCGAGGAGCGCCGCTACATCACGGAGGCGGGCCGCGAGATCGTCGAGTCGATCCGCAAGGCGCGGCAGGACATCCGCGACGCGCAGGCGCGCCTCCGCGCCAAGCCCACGGCCGAGGACCTTCGCGCCGCCGCCCGCGCGATCGACGCCGTCGCCCAGAAGACCAGCACCTTCGGCGAGCTCGAGCCCCAAGGCCGCGACGAAGGTTTGTCCCGCGGGACCCTCGCGCCGTCGGAGATCCGCGTCGGCACGCGCGTCTACGTCCCGCGCCTGCGCGCCGAAGCCGACGTGGTCGAGGTCCTCGCGGGCGGACAGCTCCGCGTCGCGGCAGGGCCCCTCAAGCTCACGACCTCCGTCGGCGAGGTGCGCGCGGCCGACGGGGGTTCGTCCGAAAAAACCCGCGCCGGCGGCGCCAAGAAACGCGTCGATTTCGACGCGGCCTCCGATCCCGACGTCCCCATCCAGACGAGCGACAACACCGTCGATCTCCGCGGCCTGCGCGCGCACGAGGCCGTCGGCATGGCCGAGCAGTTCCTCGATCGCTCCGTCGGCGCCGGCCGACGCGTGGCCTTCCTGATCCACGGCCACGGCAAGGGCGCGCTGCGCGACGCCGTGCGGGACGCGATGCGCCAGAGCCCCTACGTCTCCCGCCTCCGCCCCGGCGAACCTCGCGAGGGCGGCGACGGCGTCACGGTCGTCTGGCTCCGCGCTTAGCGGGCCGGTGTCCTCCGCCGCCCCCGCCGCCACGCTTGCCGTCGCCCTTGCCGCTGGATTCGGCCGGCTTTCCGCCCGCGGCGCGATCCCGATCCACGCGGCCGAGGTCCTCGGCGATGCGATCGAGCACGCCGTTCACGAACGCCGACGAGTCCTCGCTGCCGAAGCGCTTGGCGAGCTCGACCGCCTCGTCGAGGATGACCGCGCGCGGCACGTCCCCGCCGTTGATCAGCTCCCACGCGCCGAGGCGCAGCACGTTCCGATCGACCCGCGCCATGCGCTCGAGCCGCCAGTTCACGCTCGCCTT contains the following coding sequences:
- a CDS encoding NAD(P)H-dependent glycerol-3-phosphate dehydrogenase, with translation MSKVAVLGAGAWGTALAKVLADKQNPTFLWSHREELALLINERRVNERYLPSAPLPPTLRATGDLEEALSGAELVVLVVPSHAMREVVAKARPYIPERALLCSATKGIENDSLMLMSEVVVDELGRAVEPRLTYLSGPSFAKEVAAGQPTAVVVAGKSNEETLAVQHAFASERLRVYSSDDVVGVEVGGALKNVVAIAAGAVDGLGFGHNARAGVITRGLAEIARIAMVKGGSPLTLAGLSGLGDLVLTCTGELSRNRTVGYEMGRGRTLEDVLTHLGHVAEGVKTAKSAYDLGVKLDVDLPITAEVYRVLYEQKTPLQAVVDLMNRALRKE
- a CDS encoding sigma 54-interacting transcriptional regulator, producing the protein MPTLKYFAARGAPRVYAVHKPVTTIGKALGNDVALAGAGLADHHAQISFDGRDFVLEELDRDGDIQINGKKKRRARLVHGDRIALGAVELGFSMFSESTKARADDDEGDKREAPGVSNELAGVRKLFAFSEKLINRRSVDELLEAMLDDIIELTHADKGFLLLVEGAEAAADPGKGARREAQGEERKLVVRASRNVRREAITDAQGSISDSIARQVLASGRPIIVSDALADTQFGRSESVIAMKLSSVMCAPLLSQGEVIGALYVGNDKVKHLFDRTQLELLGIFASQASLILQNAMLLSALRADKAKLEAELKDKKFGEIIGACASMLEVFRKLTKVAATDISVLITGETGTGKELIAREVHRRSNREGGPFVTINCGAIPESLIESELFGHVKGAFTGAIASRPGKFQVADKGTLFLDEIGELPLNLQVKLLRALQERVVFRVGDSKPEKVDIRIVAATNRNLEEEIRAGNFREDLYYRLNVVNLWLPPLRERGDDVLIIAKALLSKYADELGSAVRGYSPAALASIKKYGWPGNIRQLENRIKKALVLCDKTLLGPEDLDLGPGAETAILPLEKAKEEFQRRYVLEVLERNNGNRTQTARDLGVDPRTIFRYLEKEQNPMPSGAGGTPRDPSEG
- a CDS encoding endonuclease MutS2, whose translation is MDITEARTLPHPCPDKTRSDLEWDRLLAALADRAASEAGKRIARDLPFASTHEGVLVALGEVKEAVDLDHTAEPLPAADVPFVEAALDRARIGATLSNEELRAVGRCLAEAGRLRRFLAARKARLPLLFRACSTDPGLDVLEREVSSSFDPDGTLSDRASPRLAELRAERRNLRDRLVRKLDEIMRKHADILQDTYYTERDGRYVLPVRADAHERFPGIVHATSGSGATLFVEPRVVVDMGNRLKMVEALAQHEEELVYAALSAKIGDEIDSVAAAVNALAHADIRAAAARLAKDLRFTFPEVPESAAEGTIHLVGARHPLLALDGVSVVPSDLGITAGHAMIVSGPNAGGKTVALKTLGLAALCVRAGLPVPADEGSRVDVFEVVLTDVGDDQSLHKNLSTFSAHVQNLAHILADTRSGALVLLDELAGGTDPREGEALASAVLDSLCARGGTVATTTHYEGLKALALADPRFTNASVGFDIATMSPTFRLSMGIPGASSALAVARRFGIPGTVLDRAERFLSTETVRFEDMVAKLQAERNALELARASAEREAGIARDKQRALDEELARLKAEERRYITEAGREIVESIRKARQDIRDAQARLRAKPTAEDLRAAARAIDAVAQKTSTFGELEPQGRDEGLSRGTLAPSEIRVGTRVYVPRLRAEADVVEVLAGGQLRVAAGPLKLTTSVGEVRAADGGSSEKTRAGGAKKRVDFDAASDPDVPIQTSDNTVDLRGLRAHEAVGMAEQFLDRSVGAGRRVAFLIHGHGKGALRDAVRDAMRQSPYVSRLRPGEPREGGDGVTVVWLRA
- the lepB gene encoding signal peptidase I, which translates into the protein MATTPDERSPESSPALAKEGGAAEGSDPSPTQRPNSNNPGPSWLRGLFYAIWIVTLPFVLAILAVWLLTPAPGDVSAGGLRVFVAEQQIPAGIVLFTIFAMLAWHYRYELPLSSAIGVGRKDIPPQARARFEEAQALVDEARRILKQNAREVQKGLRSAERERLEEAISGLEKVMRAETFELAEFDTAHARADRAVGEHLSRWRKGEMREYAESIGVAVAVALILRAFVIEAFKIPSGSMIPSLMIGDHIFVNKLTYGPLIPWTEKRLFSSLPPTRGDVMVFKFPENKEQDFIKRVIAGPGDTLEAINGRPIINGWLVPHCYVGRYGNDGWLYVEFLEDKSYFTLFAHDDMHPNGPDEPTCKGQEDCGLGQSCKAGLCGHHQGPFKVSADEAWVMGDNRYNSHDSRSWRGGMGAGVPFENIKGRAMFVWMSFAPGGGIAQDRLFVNVMGRPKLPGGLDATLQAGLDKCMRERPPVSQTTPPSAPPPQPRKPR